The following proteins are co-located in the Providencia sneebia DSM 19967 genome:
- a CDS encoding DUF2523 domain-containing protein, translated as MPLLFAWIPALVSAIFSAWRIYVVASIVWKAVKLLAGFAITYAVFSYVFSGFISGLINWINSSITEIAPIIDVFSLFLPSNFETCFNIIVSVYILSLVLSWKHKLAMALGAF; from the coding sequence ATGCCATTACTATTTGCTTGGATCCCTGCTTTAGTGAGTGCGATTTTTTCGGCTTGGCGAATTTATGTTGTTGCCTCCATTGTTTGGAAAGCAGTTAAATTATTGGCTGGATTTGCGATAACGTATGCTGTTTTTTCATATGTTTTCTCAGGATTTATTTCAGGGTTAATTAATTGGATAAATAGCAGTATAACTGAAATAGCACCTATTATTGATGTGTTTTCTTTATTTTTACCCTCAAATTTTGAAACATGTTTTAACATTATCGTTTCTGTTTATATCCTTTCCCTTGTTCTATCTTGGAAACATAAACTCGCTATGGCATTAGGAGCATTTTAA
- a CDS encoding major coat protein, with amino-acid sequence MLKSIKSKLFAASIVVSSVVLPTVALAAESSIPQPAQDAITSIGETATGMIDLAWPVIALVVGGFLAIKLFKKVSNKV; translated from the coding sequence ATGTTGAAATCTATTAAATCAAAACTGTTTGCTGCATCAATTGTTGTTTCTTCTGTCGTTTTACCAACGGTTGCACTTGCAGCGGAATCATCTATTCCACAACCTGCTCAAGATGCGATTACGTCTATTGGTGAAACAGCAACGGGAATGATTGATTTAGCATGGCCCGTGATTGCTCTTGTTGTCGGCGGTTTCCTTGCCATTAAATTATTCAAAAAAGTATCTAACAAAGTTTAA